One region of Chitinispirillum alkaliphilum genomic DNA includes:
- a CDS encoding Seryl-tRNA synthetase, with amino-acid sequence MLDIQRIRENPGLIEDAAARKKSPVDINAVLELDQKRREMIREVERLKSVRNSRSKEISQLKKEKKDAADLIREMKEVSESIKTMDERVVGLESEMNEVLIRIPNVPQESVPRGESENDNVIVSEWGEKPEYGFKLKDHLELGESLDIIDFKRGAKISGAGFPVLKGHGALLERALINFFLDTHTLKNGYTEIFPPFLANRASHFGVGQLPKNEDQMYFVGKDDLFCIPTAEVPVTNLHREETLEVNELSLKYCAYSACFRREAGSYGKDTKGYLRVHQFNKVELVKVTEPEKSDEELEALRQDAEDILKALGLKYRVLELCDADLSFASAKCYDLEVWAPGEGRFLEVSSCSNFEDFQARRMNMRYRPGKGERPRFVHTLNGSGLATARILVALLETFQTEKGTVMIPPPLQPYMHGLKEITP; translated from the coding sequence ATGCTTGATATCCAGCGTATAAGGGAAAATCCGGGGTTGATTGAGGATGCCGCAGCAAGAAAAAAGAGCCCTGTAGACATAAACGCAGTGCTTGAACTCGATCAGAAACGGCGCGAGATGATCCGTGAAGTGGAAAGGTTGAAAAGTGTCAGAAACAGTCGCTCCAAAGAGATCTCTCAGTTAAAGAAGGAGAAAAAGGACGCTGCGGATCTGATCAGAGAGATGAAAGAAGTCTCTGAATCAATAAAGACCATGGATGAGAGAGTGGTTGGTCTGGAAAGTGAAATGAATGAAGTGCTGATTCGCATTCCCAATGTACCTCAGGAGAGTGTACCTCGTGGGGAAAGCGAGAATGACAATGTGATTGTTTCAGAGTGGGGGGAGAAGCCGGAGTACGGTTTTAAACTGAAGGACCACCTGGAGTTGGGGGAATCTCTTGATATAATCGATTTTAAGAGAGGCGCTAAGATCTCCGGTGCAGGATTTCCTGTACTTAAAGGTCACGGGGCATTGCTTGAACGGGCTCTTATAAACTTTTTCCTCGATACTCATACTTTAAAGAACGGATATACAGAGATATTTCCCCCATTTCTGGCAAACAGAGCGAGTCATTTCGGAGTAGGGCAGCTTCCCAAAAACGAGGACCAGATGTACTTTGTCGGCAAGGATGATCTTTTTTGTATTCCTACCGCAGAAGTTCCGGTAACCAATCTCCATCGGGAAGAGACTCTTGAAGTAAACGAACTTTCTTTGAAATATTGTGCATACAGCGCCTGTTTCAGGCGTGAGGCTGGCTCATATGGAAAGGATACCAAGGGGTATCTGCGTGTGCATCAGTTCAATAAAGTGGAGCTTGTCAAAGTTACAGAACCCGAAAAGTCAGATGAGGAGCTTGAGGCATTACGTCAGGATGCAGAGGATATACTTAAGGCTCTGGGTTTAAAATACAGGGTTCTTGAATTATGTGATGCAGATCTTTCCTTTGCATCTGCAAAATGCTACGACCTTGAAGTGTGGGCTCCGGGTGAAGGACGTTTTCTGGAAGTATCTTCATGCAGCAATTTTGAGGACTTTCAGGCCAGAAGAATGAATATGCGTTACAGGCCCGGAAAAGGTGAACGCCCACGTTTTGTTCATACTCTGAACGGAAGTGGTTTGGCTACAGCAAGGATACTTGTCGCCTTGTTGGAAACATTTCAAACTGAAAAGGGTACGGTTATGATACCGCCTCCTCTTCAACCCTACATGCATGGTTTAAAGGAGATTACACCCTGA
- a CDS encoding Sensor histidine kinase — protein MIFTFLNKLKNNRQFKDFFLQTRMFSVRNILLVICLVWLVFYLLFVYTLKSNLDSQTTQLSQARAELISMKISVMDEHEKLIEVFNEVMGNSCNPVIIVDSEGIPVYWKDIGTTLLGSSMSYTDNASDEELEKVRNLARKMRGKNTPFLIDTGSEVYGSLELVYANSSTVQMLAWMPFVEIGLVAVIILLIYISFRSIRITERSNLWVGLAKETAHQLGTPISSLMGWSEYLRAVCEQCQSQLEFGTNNEVCRICDDIDYDLKRLNKVAARFSQIGSEPDRPLCDIREVLNDTIDYFRVRLPLHKRKIDLTTDFAVVPLLPLNRDLVSWVIENLIKNSIDAISSSEGQITMAVQYVSSEKVIRFTQKDNGKGISREQQKRVFSPGFTTKKRGWGLGLTLAKRIIEDYHGGKIYVDWSQKQKGTEIVIELPVSPESHKVCKSKEFVKV, from the coding sequence GTGATATTTACTTTTTTGAATAAATTAAAAAACAATCGTCAGTTCAAGGATTTTTTTCTGCAGACCAGAATGTTTTCAGTAAGAAATATTCTGCTCGTAATCTGTCTTGTATGGCTTGTTTTCTATCTGTTGTTTGTCTATACACTTAAGTCAAATCTGGACAGTCAGACAACTCAGCTCTCACAAGCAAGAGCTGAGCTTATCTCTATGAAAATTTCGGTTATGGATGAGCATGAGAAGCTGATCGAGGTTTTCAATGAGGTTATGGGCAACTCATGCAATCCGGTTATCATTGTAGACTCTGAGGGTATTCCTGTTTATTGGAAAGATATCGGGACAACCCTTTTGGGTTCATCTATGTCTTACACCGACAACGCTTCGGATGAGGAACTGGAGAAGGTCAGAAATCTGGCCCGTAAAATGAGAGGAAAAAACACACCTTTTTTAATCGATACCGGCTCTGAGGTATACGGCAGCCTTGAATTAGTCTATGCAAACAGTTCGACTGTTCAGATGCTTGCGTGGATGCCGTTTGTGGAGATTGGTCTTGTTGCTGTGATTATTTTACTTATCTATATCTCTTTTCGAAGTATAAGAATTACGGAAAGAAGCAATTTGTGGGTTGGCTTGGCAAAGGAAACTGCTCATCAGCTTGGCACTCCGATTTCTTCCCTTATGGGGTGGTCAGAATATCTGCGTGCTGTTTGTGAACAGTGTCAGTCACAGCTTGAATTCGGAACAAATAATGAGGTATGCAGGATTTGCGACGATATCGATTATGATTTGAAAAGGCTTAACAAAGTAGCAGCAAGGTTTAGTCAGATCGGCTCGGAGCCGGACCGTCCGTTGTGTGATATTAGAGAAGTGCTCAATGACACCATAGATTATTTCAGGGTACGCCTTCCACTTCACAAAAGAAAGATTGATCTTACAACTGATTTCGCTGTTGTGCCGCTTCTGCCACTCAACAGAGATCTTGTTAGTTGGGTTATTGAAAACCTGATTAAAAACTCAATCGATGCAATAAGTTCTTCTGAGGGCCAAATTACCATGGCTGTACAGTATGTGTCAAGCGAAAAAGTCATACGTTTCACACAGAAAGACAATGGTAAAGGTATATCAAGAGAGCAGCAGAAACGGGTGTTCTCTCCCGGTTTTACCACCAAAAAAAGAGGATGGGGGCTTGGGTTGACTCTGGCAAAGAGGATCATTGAAGATTATCACGGGGGTAAGATATATGTCGATTGGTCACAGAAACAGAAGGGGACTGAGATAGTGATTGAGTTGCCGGTTTCCCCGGAGTCTCATAAAGTATGCAAAAGTAAGGAGTTTGTGAAAGTATGA
- a CDS encoding Response regulator → MTVSRKKVLWVDDEIEFLRAHILFLETRGYSVFPVFSGDDAVQLIKENGDDYDIVLLDEQMPGKDGLTTLEEIKEIAPSLPVVMVTKSEEEEVMEAALGLKIDGYLTKPVNPSQVLLVCKRLLDCNQLISKQLKEKYLRSYTEIRSRFSAALNVAAFARIFDTLSKWSIELADVEDEGLRQMHAGLISDCNTLFCDLVSEQYPRWIKGKGGRSAMATDVLEKIVVPRIGQGEKTVMVVLSGMRIDQFMDIEPELRKIFKIDKKLFCSVLPSDLRYSRASLFTGMYPDKIHKLMPDVFEADEKVLAEKGKELLLLGLEKFGIGEDDIFYEDVAKGYTLEDIKKVVDISEKTPLTVIAIDIVKQFMSMRSAGTMLKEIASDEKALRSFTTSWFNTSSVLQLLKSLSNAGRSVIITSDHGHILCSRGTEVYGVDNIGQNLRCLFDQKISADERRVVFLQEPAHYGLPNFSPETRCVIARENYYFIYPEEFENYREQYLNSFQCGGISMDEMIMPLYICKSR, encoded by the coding sequence ATGACCGTGTCCAGGAAAAAAGTTTTGTGGGTCGATGATGAAATAGAGTTTCTCAGGGCGCATATCCTGTTTTTAGAGACGAGGGGTTACAGTGTGTTTCCTGTCTTCAGTGGAGATGATGCTGTACAGTTGATCAAAGAAAATGGTGATGACTACGATATTGTGCTGCTCGATGAGCAGATGCCTGGTAAAGACGGACTTACCACTCTTGAGGAGATAAAGGAAATTGCACCATCACTGCCGGTCGTTATGGTGACAAAGAGCGAAGAAGAAGAGGTGATGGAAGCCGCACTGGGATTGAAAATAGACGGCTATCTTACAAAACCGGTTAATCCAAGTCAGGTACTGCTTGTATGTAAAAGACTGCTTGATTGCAACCAGCTCATCTCCAAACAGCTTAAGGAAAAATACCTCAGAAGTTATACTGAAATCAGAAGCCGTTTTTCTGCAGCTCTTAATGTGGCTGCCTTTGCCAGAATTTTTGATACTTTAAGTAAATGGAGCATCGAGCTTGCAGATGTGGAGGATGAAGGTCTTAGACAGATGCATGCCGGGTTGATCTCTGACTGCAATACTCTATTCTGTGACTTGGTTTCTGAGCAGTACCCCAGGTGGATTAAGGGAAAAGGGGGTCGCTCTGCAATGGCAACAGATGTTCTTGAAAAAATCGTGGTGCCAAGAATCGGACAGGGCGAAAAAACAGTAATGGTTGTTTTGAGCGGAATGAGAATCGATCAGTTTATGGATATTGAACCTGAACTCAGAAAAATTTTCAAAATAGATAAAAAATTATTCTGTTCGGTTTTGCCTTCAGACCTGAGATACTCAAGAGCATCACTGTTTACAGGTATGTACCCGGATAAGATACACAAGCTAATGCCTGATGTTTTTGAAGCTGATGAAAAGGTTTTGGCAGAAAAAGGGAAAGAGTTGCTGCTTCTGGGGCTTGAGAAGTTTGGAATAGGGGAAGACGATATATTCTATGAAGACGTTGCTAAAGGCTATACTCTTGAAGATATTAAGAAGGTTGTAGACATTTCGGAAAAGACACCTTTGACCGTTATTGCAATAGATATTGTAAAGCAGTTCATGAGCATGAGATCCGCCGGTACAATGCTCAAGGAAATTGCCTCTGATGAGAAAGCTCTGAGGAGTTTTACCACTTCATGGTTCAATACTTCTTCTGTACTTCAGCTGCTTAAGAGTTTGTCAAATGCTGGAAGAAGTGTGATAATTACATCAGATCATGGGCACATACTGTGCTCAAGAGGTACTGAAGTATATGGGGTAGATAATATCGGGCAGAACCTGCGCTGCTTGTTTGATCAGAAAATAAGTGCTGATGAAAGAAGAGTTGTGTTTCTGCAGGAACCAGCTCATTATGGCTTGCCAAATTTCTCTCCTGAAACGAGATGTGTAATTGCAAGAGAGAATTACTACTTTATTTATCCTGAGGAATTTGAAAACTACCGGGAACAATATCTGAATAGCTTTCAGTGTGGTGGAATTTCAATGGATGAGATGATTATGCCGCTATATATCTGCAAAAGCAGATGA
- a CDS encoding TsaE protein, required for threonylcarbamoyladenosine t(6)A37 formation in tRNA, with translation MIKESKSAEETRKLGAALARKAAPGNVFALVGDLGCGKTEFVRGFVHELFPEAVVRSPTFSIVNSYGPSSFPLYHFDFYRLCDFSELDQIGFEEYVASEGVCLIEWADMFSDCLPPGTIIIEFLQTDLDKRTIKSDFDW, from the coding sequence ATGATTAAGGAAAGTAAATCAGCAGAAGAAACAAGAAAACTGGGCGCTGCTTTAGCCCGTAAAGCAGCGCCTGGTAATGTATTTGCTCTGGTCGGTGATCTTGGATGCGGGAAAACTGAGTTTGTTAGAGGCTTTGTTCATGAATTGTTCCCTGAAGCCGTGGTTAGAAGTCCCACGTTTTCTATCGTAAACTCATATGGGCCATCTTCTTTTCCTCTCTATCACTTTGACTTTTACAGGCTATGTGATTTTTCTGAGCTCGATCAGATCGGTTTTGAAGAGTATGTCGCTTCTGAAGGTGTGTGTCTCATAGAATGGGCCGATATGTTCTCTGACTGTTTACCGCCGGGGACTATTATAATTGAATTTCTCCAAACTGATTTGGACAAACGGACAATCAAGTCTGATTTTGATTGGTAA